A single Nostoc sp. PCC 7107 DNA region contains:
- a CDS encoding pentapeptide repeat-containing protein codes for MSANKTDKMLRWLIGTTVIFAIALNIIVFAASNKKELSISQQIQYRTQALTTTAIMFLGLAVMINAYYAGKRTEAMQKNAIASEKNVELSMQNAQISQDRLIADRFMAAITQLGHERIETRIGAIYVLERIAQDFPKEHWTIMEILAAFVRENTGIPTEAELFKEEDAQPIYWGKPKNRVLTTKHGERNSEEAPKIRRDVQAALTIIGRRNSLLELESQKLDLRNIDIRRADLLGANLERADLRGADISGADLRGSNLCGVNLHSAKLVRSILYETNLQKANLREANLQGANLNRANLQGANLRAANLQNASLRTANLQGANLYKANLQQATLKVANLSGAKLFLANLQGAKLGKANLHLAGLIGANLQGANLNGANLSGANLNAAKLQQTEVFFANLTEASLTEADLYQANLMGANLNRAVLYEANLSQANLIGANLFGTNLCDVKLEGAILTGVKNLDSQQIGMAVGDRTTRLPDDLEAPTHWRQSS; via the coding sequence ATGTCTGCAAATAAGACAGACAAAATGTTGCGTTGGTTGATAGGTACGACAGTTATATTCGCGATCGCACTGAATATAATTGTTTTTGCTGCCTCCAATAAAAAGGAGCTATCAATTTCGCAGCAAATACAATATAGAACCCAAGCATTAACCACGACTGCCATCATGTTTTTAGGATTAGCCGTGATGATTAATGCTTATTATGCAGGCAAACGGACAGAGGCAATGCAGAAAAATGCGATCGCCTCGGAAAAGAATGTCGAACTGAGTATGCAAAATGCTCAAATTTCTCAAGATAGATTGATTGCAGATAGATTTATGGCTGCTATTACGCAGCTAGGTCATGAAAGAATCGAAACGCGCATCGGGGCAATTTATGTTTTAGAACGCATCGCCCAGGACTTTCCCAAAGAACATTGGACAATCATGGAAATCCTTGCGGCTTTTGTGCGGGAAAATACAGGTATTCCCACAGAAGCCGAACTCTTCAAAGAAGAAGATGCACAGCCGATATATTGGGGTAAACCAAAAAATAGAGTGCTGACAACAAAGCACGGAGAACGCAACAGTGAAGAAGCCCCTAAAATTCGTCGGGATGTGCAAGCCGCACTAACAATCATTGGCAGACGTAATTCGCTATTAGAATTGGAAAGTCAAAAATTAGATTTACGCAACATAGATATTCGGCGAGCAGACTTATTAGGAGCCAATTTAGAAAGGGCAGATTTACGCGGTGCAGACATTTCGGGAGCAGATTTGCGCGGCTCTAACCTCTGTGGAGTCAACCTCCACAGCGCAAAACTGGTTCGCTCAATTCTCTATGAAACCAATTTACAAAAAGCCAATTTGCGCGAAGCCAACTTACAAGGGGCAAACTTGAATCGAGCCAATTTGCAAGGGGCAAACTTGCGTGCGGCAAATCTTCAAAATGCAAGTCTGCGTACAGCCAACTTGCAAGGGGCAAATTTGTATAAAGCTAATTTACAACAAGCAACATTAAAAGTTGCTAACCTTTCTGGTGCAAAGTTATTTTTGGCTAACTTACAAGGGGCAAAGTTGGGTAAAGCGAATTTGCATCTGGCTGGACTGATTGGCGCTAACCTACAAGGAGCGAACTTGAATGGTGCTAACTTGTCTGGAGCAAATTTAAACGCTGCCAAACTCCAGCAAACAGAAGTTTTCTTTGCCAACCTCACCGAAGCGAGTTTGACAGAAGCCGATTTATATCAAGCTAACTTGATGGGAGCCAATTTGAATCGGGCAGTTTTATATGAAGCCAATTTGTCTCAAGCCAACCTCATCGGCGCAAATTTATTTGGCACAAACCTGTGTGATGTCAAACTAGAAGGTGCAATTCTCACAGGTGTGAAAAATTTAGACTCACAACAGATTGGCATGGCAGTAGGCGATCGCACAACCCGTCTACCCGATGATCTCGAAGCTCCTACCCACTGGCGACAATCGAGTTAG
- a CDS encoding TRAP transporter small permease subunit, translating to MEKLLKISKIIDTCTEFIGRFTSWLVLVMVILGVWNVIGRYLGRFTGSNLTSNAYIEAQWYIFDLVFLLGAAYTLKHNEHVRVDIFYSNWQHRRKAIADLVGTIFFLIPFCVMVIVFSWDTIIASWQIQESSPDPGGLPRYPIKAMIIVAFVLLIFQGISQAIKNWAIIQGRLEAGEEQHDTGL from the coding sequence TTGGAAAAACTCTTAAAAATCTCAAAAATTATTGACACCTGTACAGAATTTATTGGTCGATTTACCAGTTGGCTTGTGTTAGTCATGGTCATACTGGGAGTGTGGAATGTTATCGGGCGATATTTGGGGCGATTTACTGGCAGCAACCTCACCTCCAACGCTTATATCGAAGCTCAATGGTATATTTTTGATTTAGTTTTTTTGCTGGGAGCCGCTTACACTCTCAAGCACAACGAACACGTCCGTGTAGATATTTTTTATAGTAATTGGCAACATCGGCGCAAAGCCATTGCAGATTTAGTGGGTACGATATTTTTCCTGATTCCCTTCTGCGTGATGGTGATAGTTTTTTCTTGGGATACAATCATTGCTTCTTGGCAGATTCAGGAAAGTTCACCTGATCCTGGTGGTTTACCACGTTACCCAATTAAAGCGATGATTATTGTCGCCTTTGTATTGCTGATTTTTCAGGGAATTTCTCAGGCAATTAAAAACTGGGCAATTATCCAAGGCAGACTAGAAGCTGGAGAAGAACAACATGACACTGGCTTATGA
- a CDS encoding TRAP transporter large permease subunit — protein MTLAYEWLGPIMFAGALVLLSLGYPVAFSLGGVAIIFGILGISLGVFDPIFLTAMPQRIFGIMANYTLLAIPYFIFLGSMLEKSGIAERLLETMGIMLGRLRGGLALAVVLVGALLAATTGVVAATVVAMGLISLPIMLRYGYNKQLATGVIAASGTLGQIIPPSVVLVVLGDQLGVSVGNLFIGSVIPGLMMASAFALHVLIVAFLQPDAAPALPAHVREIGGKALVKRVIQVMLPPLVVILLVLGSIFFGIATPTEAGAVGCVGAIALAAANNRLTLSSLRQVCDTTLRITSMVVFILFGSTAFSLVFRGLNGDQFMFDVLANLPGGKVGFLAVSMITVFILGFFIDFFEIAFIVIPLFVPVAQQLGIDLVWYGVVLGANLQTSFLTPPFGFALFYLRGVAPPEVTTSDIYRGVIPFILLQLLVVLLIIVFPQIVSFLPSLGS, from the coding sequence ATGACACTGGCTTATGAATGGCTGGGGCCAATAATGTTTGCGGGTGCTTTGGTGTTGTTATCCTTGGGATATCCAGTAGCATTTTCCCTCGGTGGTGTGGCTATTATATTTGGCATATTGGGAATTAGCTTGGGTGTATTTGACCCAATATTTCTCACTGCAATGCCACAGCGGATATTTGGCATTATGGCTAATTACACCCTTTTAGCTATCCCTTACTTTATCTTTCTAGGGTCAATGCTAGAGAAATCTGGCATAGCGGAACGGCTTTTAGAAACGATGGGGATTATGTTGGGACGGTTGCGTGGAGGACTGGCCTTAGCTGTGGTGTTGGTGGGGGCATTATTAGCAGCTACGACAGGTGTAGTTGCTGCCACAGTAGTAGCGATGGGTTTGATTTCCCTGCCAATTATGTTGCGCTACGGCTATAACAAACAATTAGCCACTGGTGTCATTGCAGCATCGGGTACTTTAGGACAAATTATTCCGCCGAGTGTGGTTTTAGTAGTTTTAGGCGACCAACTTGGTGTGTCTGTGGGGAATTTGTTTATTGGTTCAGTGATTCCTGGGTTGATGATGGCCAGTGCCTTTGCGCTTCATGTGCTAATTGTGGCATTTTTGCAGCCAGATGCTGCACCAGCTTTACCTGCACACGTGCGAGAAATTGGCGGTAAAGCTTTGGTGAAAAGAGTAATACAGGTGATGTTACCGCCTTTGGTTGTGATTTTACTGGTGTTAGGGAGTATCTTTTTTGGTATTGCTACCCCAACAGAAGCAGGTGCCGTTGGTTGTGTAGGTGCGATCGCTCTGGCTGCTGCTAACAATAGACTAACCTTATCATCTCTGCGTCAAGTTTGTGATACCACTTTGCGAATCACCAGTATGGTGGTGTTTATTTTATTTGGTTCTACAGCTTTCAGCTTAGTATTTCGGGGACTAAACGGCGATCAATTTATGTTTGATGTCCTCGCCAATCTTCCTGGGGGCAAAGTCGGCTTTTTAGCCGTGAGTATGATTACAGTGTTTATTCTTGGTTTCTTTATTGACTTTTTTGAGATTGCCTTTATTGTCATACCTTTATTTGTGCCTGTTGCCCAGCAATTAGGCATTGACTTAGTTTGGTATGGTGTAGTGTTAGGGGCAAATCTGCAAACTTCGTTTTTAACACCACCTTTTGGCTTTGCTTTATTTTATCTCCGTGGTGTTGCGCCTCCAGAAGTGACAACATCTGATATTTATCGCGGTGTCATACCATTTATTTTGCTGCAATTGTTAGTTGTATTGTTAATTATTGTCTTCCCACAAATTGTGAGTTTCTTACCTTCTTTGGGCAGTTAA
- a CDS encoding response regulator, protein MKNNFNKLGVILIVDDTPINLEMLFDFLGKAGFTVLIAEDGESAIAIAEYGKPDLILLDILMPGIDGFETCRRLKAKEATQDIPVIFMTALSETLDKVKGFELGAVDYLTKPLQHQEVLARIQLHLKLRTLTKTLQEQNLRLEIEIAERLQVEEKIREQAALLDVTSDAIIVKNFDNQICFWNQGAEHLYGWKAIEVMGENVNQLLYTPETLSQIQNIYANITESGFWQGELKQVNKQGQDVIVASRWTLMCDRHNQPKSILTVNTDITEKKHLESQILRAQRLESIGTLASGIAHDLNNILTPILTAAQLLQLKMPDTNERNQQMLKTIETNSKRGAALVKQVLQFARGVDGQRTIVQVSHLCSEIQQIVQETFPKSIELTHNIQPGLWAVIGDATHLHQLLMNLVVNARDAMPRGGNIQISAENLFIDEQYARMNLDARVGAYIVVTIADTGMGMRSEIIDRIFEPFFTTKEIGKGTGLGLSTVRGIIQSHSGFVNVSSQVGRGTEFKVFLPAVEVANTLLVEDLELLKGNGELILVVDDESGILETTKISLETYNYKVLTASDGIEAIAIYAQHEDEISLVLMDMMMPSMDGTTAISTMQKMNSQVKVIAVSGLTASSKLTKMPGVKQFIPKPYTTKDLLQTLHSILVQPSRNPESVVK, encoded by the coding sequence ATGAAAAATAATTTTAATAAATTAGGTGTCATTTTAATTGTTGATGACACTCCCATTAATTTAGAAATGCTGTTTGATTTTTTAGGTAAAGCCGGATTTACGGTATTAATTGCTGAAGACGGCGAAAGTGCGATCGCCATAGCAGAATATGGTAAACCTGACTTAATTTTGTTAGATATCCTCATGCCGGGAATTGACGGTTTTGAAACTTGTCGTCGTCTGAAAGCCAAGGAAGCAACTCAAGATATTCCGGTGATTTTTATGACAGCACTTTCAGAAACTTTGGATAAAGTCAAAGGCTTTGAACTGGGTGCAGTAGATTACCTCACCAAACCACTGCAACACCAAGAAGTATTAGCCAGAATTCAACTGCATCTGAAGTTGCGAACCCTTACCAAAACTCTGCAAGAGCAAAATTTGCGTTTGGAAATCGAAATTGCCGAACGTTTACAAGTTGAAGAAAAAATCCGCGAACAAGCAGCTTTGTTAGATGTAACTAGCGATGCAATTATCGTGAAAAATTTTGATAATCAAATTTGTTTTTGGAATCAAGGCGCTGAACATTTGTATGGCTGGAAAGCAATAGAAGTCATGGGAGAGAATGTCAATCAGCTTTTGTATACACCGGAAACTTTATCGCAAATCCAAAATATTTATGCAAATATAACTGAGTCTGGCTTTTGGCAAGGAGAATTAAAACAAGTTAACAAACAAGGACAAGATGTGATTGTGGCTAGTCGTTGGACATTAATGTGCGATCGCCATAATCAACCAAAATCAATTTTGACAGTTAATACTGATATTACCGAAAAAAAACATTTAGAAAGTCAAATTCTTCGCGCTCAACGTCTAGAAAGCATCGGTACACTAGCCAGTGGTATCGCTCACGACTTGAACAATATCCTGACTCCCATTTTAACTGCTGCACAACTGCTACAACTCAAAATGCCCGATACTAACGAGCGCAATCAGCAGATGTTGAAAACCATAGAAACTAATTCTAAGCGTGGAGCCGCTTTAGTCAAGCAAGTTTTGCAATTTGCGCGGGGAGTGGACGGTCAGCGTACCATTGTGCAAGTCAGCCATCTATGTTCCGAAATCCAGCAAATTGTCCAAGAGACTTTTCCTAAATCAATTGAATTAACACACAACATTCAGCCAGGACTTTGGGCTGTAATTGGCGATGCAACACATCTTCATCAACTACTGATGAACTTAGTAGTTAATGCCCGTGATGCTATGCCCAGAGGCGGTAATATCCAAATCTCTGCGGAAAATCTTTTCATAGATGAACAGTATGCGCGAATGAATCTGGATGCGCGTGTCGGCGCTTACATTGTAGTAACTATTGCAGATACAGGTATGGGGATGCGGTCAGAGATTATTGATAGAATCTTTGAACCGTTTTTCACCACCAAAGAGATTGGTAAAGGTACCGGATTAGGTCTGTCTACTGTCAGAGGCATTATCCAAAGTCATAGCGGTTTTGTCAATGTTTCCAGTCAAGTTGGCAGAGGTACAGAATTTAAAGTTTTCTTGCCAGCAGTGGAAGTAGCAAATACCCTCCTAGTGGAAGACTTAGAATTGCTCAAAGGTAACGGAGAATTAATTTTAGTAGTTGATGATGAAAGTGGAATTTTAGAAACTACCAAAATTTCTTTAGAAACTTACAACTACAAAGTATTAACCGCTAGTGATGGCATTGAAGCGATCGCTATTTATGCTCAACACGAAGACGAAATTAGCCTCGTGTTAATGGATATGATGATGCCATCAATGGATGGCACTACTGCTATTAGTACGATGCAAAAAATGAATTCTCAAGTCAAGGTGATTGCTGTTAGTGGTTTGACAGCCAGTAGTAAATTAACCAAAATGCCTGGAGTGAAACAATTTATTCCTAAGCCATATACAACAAAGGATTTGTTACAGACCTTACACAGCATTTTAGTACAGCCATCTCGAAACCCAGAGAGTGTTGTTAAATAG